GGAGACGAGTAATGAATGATTACCTGTCTCCTTTTACTTGTATATAGGATGAAACGTTATTAACTAATGGTCTCAGGAAGCGTTTCACCAATTGCTTCCAAGCGGTTAGCTAATTCCTTTTTTGAAAATTGTTGTTTTTTGATATAAAGGTTTTCTGGATGCGTACGGCATTCATAAGAACAACTGTGCAAGTATTTTTCAGTATTCTCTGGTGAGGCAAGAATTTGCTTGTTACAATAAGGATTAGCACAGTTAATATATTGTTCACAAGGCGTCCCATCAAAATAATCTTTTCCAACAATATGATGTTCTACTTGATTGATTGGAACAGAAATGCGTTCATCAAAGACATACATCCTACCATCCCAGAGTTCGCCTTTTGTCTTTTCATTTTTCCCATAAGTAGCGATACCGCCATGAAGCTGAGAAACATCTTCAAAGCCAACTGTTTTTAACCAACCGGAAAACTTTTCACAACGAATGCCACCAGTGCAATAGGTGACAATTTTTTTGTTTTTTAGTTGTTCTTTATGCTTATGAACCCAGTTTGGTAGCTCGCGAAAGGCTTTAATATCTGGTCGAATAGCTCCACGAAAATGCCCCAAATCAAATTCGTAGTCATTTCGAGCATCTAAGATCACCGTATTTTCATCTTCTAAGGCTGCTCTAAACTCTTCAGGTTCCATGTAAGTTCCAGTCACTTCTAAGGGGTTTATATCATTTTCTAAATGTAATGAAACGATTTCAGAACGAGGGCGAACATACATTTTTTGGAAAGCATGTTGAGAAGCTTCGTCTATTTTAAAAACCATGTCGCGAAAGCGTGAGTCTTCGTGCATTTTTTCCATATAAATTTTTGTATTGCTTAAAATGCCAGATAAAGTTCCATTAATTCCTTCTTTAGCAACAAGAATTCTGCCTTTTAACCCTAATTTGTTACAAAACTCAAGGTGTTCCTTTGCAAATTGTTCTGGGTCATCAATTGTCGTGTATTTGTAGTATAACAACACTTGATAGTCTGCCATGATTTAAACCACCTTTATTTTATTTTTATGTGAAAACTCTTTCTAAGTGTAGAAATTCTCCACATTGCGCAGCTATTACTATACTATAGTCAACCGTTTTTTTTCAAGCAAGAGCTTGCCTTAAGCTATAAATTTTAAGGTAGCTATGCTATAATTTATGAGGATTCATTAATAATTAGGAGGTGATCTATGTGCAGGTTGACTTTAATTATATTGAACAAGAAGCCTTAAAGCAGGTGAGATTGAGTCGCCATAAAAGGCTAAAGTGGCTTATTTATAAATTTATTATGGTGACATTAGGAGCAGTGCTTATGGGTGTGGGCCTTGAGTTGTTCCTTGTGAATAATCAGATTTTAGATGGTGGTATTGTTGGGATCTCCATTATTATTTCACAGCTTTCACCTCTTCCGCTTGGCCTCCTTACCTTTGTTTTGAATATTCCTTTTTTTATTATTGGCTATCGTAAAATTGGTAAACTTTTTGCCATTTATACATCTTATGGCATTGCTGTCATGTCTACTGTGACCTTATTACTTCATGATATGGACCCTGTGACAGATGATTTACTTTTGGCCACTGTTTTTGGTGGTGTGACGCTTGGCCTTGGTGTTGGGCTTGTTATCCGGAATGGGGGCGCGCTCGATGGGACAGAAATTGTGTCTTTACTTGTTAATGATAAAACCCCTTTTTCAACAGGACAAATTATTATGGCGATCAATATTGCGATTTTTAGTATTGCTGGGCTTGTATTTAACTGGGACCGAGCGATGTATTCACTGATTACTTATTTTTTAGCCTATAAAGTGATTGATATTGTCATCCAAGGTGTTGATGAATCAAAAAGTGCTTTTATTATTAGCCATTATTATGAAGAAATTGGTTATGAAATCATGGAGCAGCTTGGTAAAGGCGTTACATATTTGGAAGCAACAGGAAGCTATTCAGGTGATGTACATAAAGTAATCTTTGTTATTATTTCTCGCTTTGAAGAGGTTAAATTAAAATCGATTTTAGATGACATTGATCCAGACGCATTTTTAGCTGTTGGCGGTAGCATGTCGGAAGTTCGTGGTGGGAAATTAAAGAAGAAAAAAACACCGCATTTGTAATGATGATGTGAAAGTATGGAAAAAGAAAGTAAGCTTAGCATCAAATAAGAGGTTATTGAAAAGCAGAAAATACAGTTGATTTGTATCTTGAAAATTAGGTCAAAATGTAAGCGTAAAAGGAGGGTGCCATGTTTTTTAAAGAACTTTATAAATTGCAATTAGTTTTTGTCTTTATGTTTGGTTTAATTTTAGCGTTTCGTTGGTTTAATATTTTGACAAGTGGCATCTCTGTTGTTCTTATCACTATATTTTTTATTATTTGGACCATTTCAATCATGCTTGTTATTTTCAAAAAAACGAAGCAGAAGCGAATTTAAAGTGATACCTAAAAATGTGGTAAATAGATCTTGAAGGATAAATAAGCAAACTAGCATGTTGCGACTCACGGGTAAAATCCTTCAAAAGAAGTAACATTCATTGATTTTGAGTGAAACACACCTAAAGTTCAGAAAAATAAAAATATATGTTTTATCACCCTCAGGTTGACAGTAGGACTTTTGCATGAGCAAACCGTTTAGCTTCTATGCTATAATGAAGCAAGTAAAAAGCAAGGCTAGGGGGAAATAAGTTGGCAACAACACAAAAAAAAGCGAGTACACGAAAAAAAACAACGTCTAGAAAAAGTAAAAATAAACCAAAAACAACCTATCGTTTTGAAATAAGTGGTTTAATCATGGCGATTGTAGCACTAATTGGTATTTTTAGGTTAGGTTTTGTTGGACGAATTGTTTATGCACTAGGTGAATTTGTCTTAGGTAGTCTAAGTTATCTCCTTTTGATAGGGATTGTTTTTTTAGGCGGTTATTTAGTGGTCAAACGCAAGATGCTGAATTTCTTTACGAAGCGCCTTATGGGAATTTATTTAGCTCTTTTTGGGCTTTCAATGCTGTTTCACCTTTCCTTTATGTTTAAATATGGCTTTATAGATCACGTTTTTATACATACGTGGAAGGTTGCTTCAAATAACCTCATTCATCCATCCCAAATCGTTTCTGTTGGCGGGGGAATGATTGGTGCTGCATTAACTGCTACGAGTTACTTTCTTATTGCTAAGATTGGTACACAACTCATTGCTGTCTTGCTCATTTTATTTGGGCTTTCATTCATTTCAGGCGTAGCATTACGAACTTTTGCTGAAAAACTAGTAACAAGTACAAGCCATTTCTTTTCTAAGAGCCAGGCCTTAGCTAAAAAAGGGAAAGCAAAAACTGCTCTGAAAAAGGCAGCAAAACAACGCCAAGTTAAACCAAAAGAAATACCAAAAGATTTAGAAGAAAATCAACAGCCAGAAACAAAAACACCACCTATTATTTCAAATTTTCATTCTAAAGAAGCACTACCTGAAACGGAAGATCAACAAGAAGAGCCTTCAAAAGAATTAACATTTGAACAAGAAACTTTTGAAAATGAGATTTACCAGTTGCCATCAGTTAATCTTTTAAAAGCAGCAAAGCCAACTGATCAATCCAAGGAATACGATCAAATTAAGTCCAATGCAAAAAAACTCGAAGAAACTTTCGAAAGCTTTGGGGTAAAAGCAAAGATTACGCAAGTCCATCTTGGGCCTGCTGTAACAAAATATGAAGTTCAACCAGCTATTGGTGTTAAAGTAAGTCGGATTGTTTCGCTAAGTGATGATATTGCACTTGCACTTGCTGCAAAAGATATTCGCATTGAAGCGCCAATTCCTGGTAAATCAGCCATTGGGATTGAGGTGGCTAACCAAAATGTAGCCATGGTGACATTAAGAGAAGTGATTGAAAATAATCAACAAAACAATCCAGAAGATACATTGCAAATTGCGCTTGGTCGTGATATTTCAGGCGATGCCATTTTAGCGCACCTAAATAAAATGCCGCATTTACTTGTTGCGGGTTCTACAGGTAGTGGTAAATCGGTTTGTATCAATGGGATTATTACAAGCATTTTACTTCGGGCTAAACCACATGAAGTGAAGATGATGATGATCGATCCTAAAATGGTAGAGCTCAATGTCTATAATGGTATTCCGCATTTACTTGCGCCAGTTGTCACCAATCCTAAAAAAGCAGCTCAAGCTTTACAAAAAGTTGTTTCGGAAATGGAGCGACGTTACGATTTATTTTCACATACAGGAACAAGAAATATGGAAGGTTACAATGAATATATAAGAAAGCATAATGATCAAAATGAAGAAAAACAATCGGAATTACCTTTTATCGTGGTGATTGTCGATGAATTAGCTGATTTGATGATGGTCGCTTCAAATGATGTAGAAGATGCGATTACAAGACTTGCACAAATGGCTCGCGCTGCTGGTATTCATTTAATTATTGCGACACAGCGGCCTTCTGTTGACGTCATTACTGGTGTTATTAAAGCAAACATCCCGTCGCGAATTGCATTTGCTGTATCAAGTGCTACAGATTCCAGGACGATTTTAGATATGGGTGGAGCCGAAAAATTACTTGGTCGTGGGGATATGCTCTTTCTTCCAGTTGGAGCGAGTAAGCCAACACGGATTCAAGGAGCCTTTTTATCAGATAGCGAAGTAGAAGATATCGTAAACTTTACAATTTCACAACAAAAAGCCCAGTACAGTGAAGAAATGATTCCTGATGAACTCCCTGATAACAATGAAGAAACAGATGACGAGTTATACCATGACGCAGTGGCACTCGTTGTCGAAATGCAAACCGCTTCTGTTTCCATGCTACAACGCCGCTTTAGAATCGGTTATAACCGGGCAGCACGCTTAATTGATGAAATGGAACAACGCGGGGTTGTTGGTCCACATGAAGGTTCAAAGCCGCGTCGAGTTAATATTGAAGCTATGCCTGAGGAATAAAAGATGTGAGATCAGTGCAGGAAATCGGCCGTATTTTTAAAATCGTTGTTATTCTTAAAAAATATGGTCGATTCTTCATCTTATTTTATGATCTTTTTCTATATTTATTTTTTTGTTCATGGTATATTAATTATAGTTAGCAGCATCTAGTTTTATTGAACCATTTTTTACATAACCTACTGGATCATGCTAGCAAATAATTTGTCTTATAGGAGGGGTTTAAAGGTGAAAAAGCGGACGTTTGCTTTAGCACTCGTTATGATTTTAGCATCAGCTGTTTTTTTAGGAGCTTGTGGATCAAGTGGTAATAATAAGAAAGATAGTAACAAAAACTTCACTCTAGCCATGGTCACTGATACGAGTGGAGTTGATGATCGTTCGTTCAATCAATCTGCTTGGGAAGGATTGGAAAAATTTGGTAAGGACAATCATTTGCAAAAAGGGACAGATGGCTATAATTACTTGCAATCTTCATCAGAAGCGGATTATAAAACAAATTTGAATACTGCTGTTCGTAGTAACTATAACCTTATTTTGGGTATTGGCTACAAAATAAAAGAAGCGCTTACAACTATCGCAAAACAACAACCAGATCAGCAGTTTGCCATTGTAGACGAAGCGATTGATGGTCATAAGAACGTTGCAAGCATTGGCTTTAAAGACAACGATGGCTCATTTTTAGCCGGTGTTGTCGCCGCCCTCACAACAAAAACAAAGAAAGTAGGTTTTGTTGGTGGTGTCAAAGGAGCTGTTATTGATCGATTTGAAGCGGGTTTTACGGCTGGTGTTAAAGCTGCAAATCCTGACGTCAAAGTAGAGGTCCAATATGCAAACGAGTTTGCCAAAGCAGATAAAGGACAGCAGATTGCTTCTGCGATGTATTCAGGTGGTGTAGATGTTATTTTCCATGCTGCAGGGGCAACGGGTAATGGCGTATTTGCTGAAGCGAAAAATCTTAAGAAAAAAGACCCTAGTCGCGATGTTTGGGTCATCGGTGTAGACCGTGATCAGTGGGATGAAGGCAAAGTAAAAGCGAACGATGGTAAGGAGTACAATGTCACTTTAGCTTCTGAAGTCAAACGTGTTGATATTGCTGTAGAAGACCTAGCTAAGCGCACAAAAGCCGGGAATTTCCCTGGTGGTAAAAAGCTTGAGTACGGGCTTGATAAAGATGCTGTAGGCTTATCTCCTCATCAAGATAATATCTCAAAAGATGTTTTAACAAAAGTAGAGGAATATAAAAAGAAAATGATAAGCGGTGAAATTAAAGTTCCAAGCAAGCCTTAATTAAAAAAGAGTTTGAGCCATAAATAGGAAAAACGTGTGTATTTAAGCACGACAATTGAGCGAAAATGTTCTAGAATCTTGTGCTTAACGCCGATTTATTTTGTTTATGTGCTCAAGCTCTTTTTTGGTTAAAAATGATTGCAAATCTTGCTCATTAGGAATAAACGCATTACATAAGAATGTGCGATGTTAATTGAAAACGGAATGGAAGGAAGTGCGAATGTGGCGTATGTTATTGAAATGTTAGGAATCAGGAAAGAGTTTTCAGGATTTGTAGCGAACGATAACATTACCTTACAGTTAAAGCAGGGAGAAATTCATGCTCTGTTAGGTGAAAATGGTGCAGGGAAATCAACGTTAATGAATGTACTTTTTGGCTTGCATGAACCAGATGGAGGAGAAATACGTGTTCGCGGAAAAGAGCAAAACATTAGTAGCCCAAATAAAGCAAACGAACTCGGTATTGGTATGGTTCATCAGCATTTTATGTTAGTTGATAAATTTACAGTAGCTGAAAATATAATTTTGGGAAAAGAGCCAAGTAAGCTTGGAATGATTGAAAAGAAAAAAGCGATCCAAGAAATAGAAGAAATTTCAGAACGTTACGGGTTGCGTGTAAATCCACATGCGAAGGTTCGCGATATTTCAATTGGCATGCAACAACGTGTCGAAATTCTTAAAACACTTTATCGGGGCGCTAATATTTTGATTTTTGATGAGCCAACAGCTGTCCTTACCCCACAAGAAATTAAAGAATTAACACAGATTATGCGAACGTTAATTAAAGAAGGAAAATCAATTATTTTAATTACACATAAACTAAAAGAAATTATGGACGTTTGTGATCGTGTCACTGTCATTCGCCGTGGGAAAAGTATGGGGACCGTGAAGGTCTCTGAAACCAACCCGCAAGAATTAGCGAATATGATGGTAGGGCGTGAAGTTATTTTTAAAACCGAAAAAAAGCCGAGTCTACCTGGAAGTGATGTCCTTGAAATTAAAGATCTAGTGGTAAAAGAAAGTCGGGGGATAGAAAGTGTACGTGGGCTTAATTTAACTGTTCGCTCAGGTGAGATTGTTGGAATTGCTGGTGTTGATGGAAATGGACAAAGCGAGTTAATCCAAGCAATTAGCGGTTTAACGAAAATAGCACATGGCTCGATTTCACTTAATGGAAGTTTTATTCATAACCGGAGACCTCGCAAAATTACTGAAGCTGGACTGGGCCATATTCCTGAAGATCGCCATAAACATGGATTAGTTCTTGAAATGACAATCGGTGAAAATATCGCGCTACAAACCTATTATAAAAGGCCGATTTCTAACGCTGGTTTTTTGAATCATCAAGCGATGTATGATTTTGCCCGAGAATTGATTAAAGAATATGATGTGCGCACAAGTAGTGAATATGTTGCAGCAAAATCCCTTTCTGGAGGGAATCAGCAAAAAGCTATTATTGCCCGAGAAATTAGTCGTAATCCTGACTTTTTAATTGCAGCTCAGCCAACACGTGGCCTTGATGTTGGTGCTATTGAATTTATCCATAGACGTTTAATTGAAGAACGTGATAAAGGAAAAGCAGTTTTGTTAATGAGCTTTGAACTAGATGAAATTATGAATGTGAGTGACCGAATTGCCGTCATTTATGAAGGTAAAATCGTTGCTATTGTGAAACCAGAAGAGACCACTGAACAAGAGCTAGGCCTACTCATGGCAGGAAGCAAAAAACGAACGGGGGCAGGATCATGACAAAGGTAAAATCAATGTTAAATGCACTCATTATTCCTGTAACAGCCGTTATTTTAGGCCTTATTTCCGGAGCGCTAATCATGCTGTTTTTCGGGTACGATCCGATTATAGGTTACAGTGCGCTTATGAATGGAATCATTGGCCAGCCATATTACATTGGGGAAACAATTCGGCAAGCTACACCTTATATTTTAGTCGGTTTATCCGTTGCAGTGGCTTTTAAAGCAGGTTTATTTAATATCGGAGCTGAAGGACAAATGCTTATGGGGTGGATTGGTTCAATTATTATGGCTGTTCATTTTGATGGTTTGACGAAATGGATTCACCTACCACTTGCTATTATTGTTGGTGCTTTATTTGGTGCTTTCTGGGCATTGATTCCAGGGGTTTTAAAAGCAACGCTTAAAGTTAATGAAGTAATTGTCACAATTATGCTAAACTATACAGCTCTTTATCTTTTTAATTATATCGTCCAAAACGTACTTACAAATCGATTAGATAAAACAGCTACGATTCATAATTCGGCATCACTTGCATCGGTCTTTTTACAAAAAGTAACCCAGTATTCAACGCTACACTGGGGGATTATGATTGCTATTGGTATGGCGATTATCATGTGGTTAGTATTAAATAAAACGACATTTGGTTATGAAATCGAAGCGGTTGGTTTCAATAAAAATGCCTCAAAATATGCAGGCATGAGTGTAAAAAAAACAATCATTACAGCAATGGTATTAGCAGGAACACTTGCTGGACTTGCTGGAGTGATGGAAGGCCTTGGTACATATGGAAATGCTTATATTTTGAATGCTTCTCCAGGTATCGGTTTTGATGGGATTGCGGTCGCCCTTCTTGGTGGAAGCTCACCGATTGGCATTATCTTCTCTGCGCTATTATTTGGCGCTCTTAAAATCGGTGCGCTAAATATGCCTGCTGTAGCTGGTGTTCCTAATGAGCTTGTTAATGTCATTATCGCGCTTATCATTTTCTTTGTTGCGTCAAGTTATATCATTAATTTTGTGAGGTCAAAATTAAGAAGGGGAGTGAAGGCGGAATGACAGCGATTTTTGCAACGATTGTTTCAAGTACGCTGCTTATGGCTGGGCCACTTATTTTTACAGCGCTTGGCGGCGTTTTTTCTGAGCGCGGAGGAATTGTAAATATCGGCCTTGAAGGCATGATGGTCATGGGGGCCTTTTCAGCCATCGTCTTTAATTTAACTTTTCAAAATGTGTTTGGTGCACTTACACCGTGGATTGCTCTTGTTGCAGCAATGCTTGTTGGTGGCGTTTTTTCACTGATTCATGCTGTTGCTACCATCAATTTCCGGGCAAATCATGTTATTAGTGGTGTAGCCATTAATTTTTTAGCAACGGGTTTGTCTCTTTTTTTAGTTAAAGTCATTTATGGTAAAGGGCAAACAAGTCAGATTTCCTATTATTTTGGAAAACCAGATATCTCACTATTTAAAGATATTCCCATTATTGGTGAAATTTTCTTCAGAAATGTACCAGTAATGAGTTATGTTGCCATTCTTTTTGCTATTTTGGCTTATGTGATTATTTATAAAACTCGTTTTGGGCTTCGATTACGCTCTGTCGGTGAACATCCACTAGCAGCAGATACAATGGGGATAAAAGTGCGCTTTATGAGATACCAAGGGGTTATTATATCCGGCATTTTAGGGGGTCTTGGCGGCGCGGTTTACGCTCAAAGTTTTACACTCGACTTTAGCCATGCAACGATTTCTGGCCAAGGATATATGGCACTTGCAGCCATGATTTTTGGGAAATGGAATCCACTTGGTGCGATGGGGGCTGCTATTTTCTTCGGATTTGCGCAGTGCTTGGCTGTAACAGGAGGCACATTGCCATTCTTTAAAGAGATTCCTGATGTTTACTTGCAAATTGTTCCTTATGTGCTGACGATTTTGGCACTAGTTGGCTTTATTGGTAAATCAGAGGCACCGAAAGCTGATGGCGTTAATTATATTAAAGGCAAATAAAACATGATTTTGGGCCATAAATAAAATAAATCGAATGAAAACGTGTCGTCGATTTATTTCGTTTATGGCCTAATTTTTGCGTATAAAAGGGTTCATAATTGTAGAATCCTAGCGTTTACGGTAAAATAACTGATGGATAGCTAGATAGAAAGGGGTATGACGATGCAAGTTTATCAAGAAAAAATTGGTGCTATAAACGTAAATTTACTTGAAACAGATAAATATAAGTCAAATCGAATCGTTTTTAAATTTAGGGCGCAATTAGAACGTGAAACTTTAACAAAGCGTTCTTTGCTTGCCATTTTATTTGAAACAAGCAACAAAAAATATCCGACACAAACGGCTTTTCGTAAAAAACTAGCTTATTTATATGGGGCTGATTTTTATACCTCCGTTGAAAAAAAAGGAAATGAACATATTTTAACTGTCATTTTAGACCTTGTGGACGGGAAATTAGTGGCAGAAGGAGACAAGCTTTTAGAAGCAGCCTTTGCTTTTTTAACGACTGTTTTCTTTGAACCTCTTGTCTTTGATTATGCTTTTGATGATGCGACACTGGAGGTTGAAAAAGCCAATCTAAGAAGCCGACTGGAAAGCATATTTGATGATAAAATTCGGTATGCAAATAAACGTTTAGTGGAAGAAATGTCTGCTGGAGATGTTTTCGCTTATTCAGCATTAGGCGTGTTAGCGGATATTGACTCAATTACTGCTGAATCACTTTATACATATTATCAACAGTTTTTAGCTGATGATATCATTGATGTCTTTATTTGTGGCGATATTTCACGTGATAAAATCATCCCATTAATTGAAAAACTCCCTTTTAAAAAGCGGAATGAACGAAAAGCAAATCTTTTGGCGTTTGAAGCACGTAGTCAGTCACAAGAAATTAATGAAATACAGCCAATTAATCAAGGGAAGCTTGTGATCGGATATGGTACAAATACTTTATTTGGCGATGATGACTTTGTGGCGATGCAATTAGCAAATGGGTTGCTTGGCCGCTATCCGAATTCCAAAATCTTTATTAATGTAAGAGAAAAAGAAAGCCTTGCTTATTATGCTTCAAGTGGCATTGATAGTTTTAAAGGCGTGATGTTAATTACTGCGGGAATTGATGAAAAAAATTATCAACAGGCACTAGCGATCATTGGTGAACAAGTAACAGCAATGAAAGAGGCGGACTTCACTGAAGAGGAGTTAGAGCAAACAAAACAAATGTATATTAACGAATTGCTAGAAACAGGTGATAACGTGCAAGGTTTAATCGAACTTCATTATAACAATGTATTGCGTGGGAAAGATTTAACCTTAGAAAATTGGATTGAACAAATTAAGCAAACGACGAAACAAGAAGTCGTCACGGCCATAAATAAGATCAAGCTAGATACCATTTATTTCTTGAGTAAAGGAGAAGCTATTCATGAAGAAAATTGATTTTAAAGAAGCTCGCGAAACGGTCTATCATGAAACGCTTGAAAACGGTCTAAAGGTCTTCTTGCTGCCTAAGACAGGGTTTAATAAGACGTATGCCATTTTTACAACTAATTATGGTTCGATCGATAATACATTTGTGCCTATTGGTGAAAATAAACTTACACATGTACCAGATGGGATTGCTCATTTTTTAGAACATAAACTATTTGAAAAAGAAGATGGCGATGTCTTTTTTAAATTTGGTGAAAAAGGGGCCTTTACAAATGCTTTCACTTCTTTTACAAGAACAGCTTATTTGTTTTCTAGCACATCAAATGTTTCAGAAAATCTAGAGATACTCATGGATTTTGTCCAAGAGCCCTATTTTACAGAGCAAACGGTTGAAAAAGAAAAAGGAATTATTGGGCAAGAAATCCAAATGTATGATGATGATGCGGATTTTCGTGTTTATTTTGGAGCGATTGAAAACATGTATCACCATCATCCGGTAAAAATTGATATTGCTGGTACAGTAGAATCCATTGCTGAAATTGATAAAGATTTGCTTTATCTTTGCTACAATACATTTTATCATCCAAGTAATATGGTTTTATTCGTTGTTGGGAATTTAGAACCTGAAGAGATGATGGAACAAATTCGTCGTAATCAAGCTCAAAAAACATTTCCAGAAGCAAAACCAGTTAAGCGATCTTTTAAAGAAGAGCCAGCTGAAGTAGCAACAAAAATGCGTAAAATCAAGCTTCCTGTACAAATTGCTAAAAATCTTGTAGGCATTAAAGAAGATATTGGTAAACTATCCGGAATGGACGCTGTAAAACATGAGATGAAAGCTAAAATCGCTTTAGAGTTGCTATTTGGGGCAACGAGCGATGCTTATCTAACGCTTTATAATGAAGGCGTCATTGATGATACATTTGGTTTTGATTATTCACTACAAGATAGCTTTTCTTTTGTGCTTATTGGTGGCGATGCAAAAGATCCAGATGAACAAGCAAAACAAATTGTAAACGTGTTTTTTGATACCGCGAAACATGGTGTCAGCGAAGAGGCGCTGGAACTTGTGAAACGGAAAAAAATTGGCCAATTTTTGCGTTCGCTTAATTCACATGAGTTTATTGCTCAAATGTTTAGTCATTATATCTTTGAAGAGGCTTCTTTGTTTGATATCCAAGGAGCGATTTACGCGATTACAAAACAAGATATTGACCAATTTTTACAGCATTTAGCTGATGAAAATCGTTTTACTACTTTCCAAATTTTACCCGAGTAAAATGATTTTTAGGAAATCTTAGTGAAAAAATGGTTTTTTTTTTCAAGTCATGCTATCATGAAGTAAATGGATATAAGGAGTTTTTGATTGGATTTGGGACGTTTTAATTGTTTGATTATCGGTGCAAGTGGCGATATTGGCACAGCAATTTCATTAAAGCTTGCCAAACGCGGTTATAACCTTTACTTACAATATAATAAAGGTGAAAAAGCGATTTCTTCTTTACTTAAGGAGCTTGCCCTTTTTCCGGGAGAATATATTCCAATCCAAGCTGATTTAAATGAGCACCAAAGTGTGACGACAATCAGCGAAAGTATATTCCAGCTTGATATGATGATTTATGCTGCTGGAAATACTGTTTATAAGCTTTTAACAGATACAACAGACGACGAAATGAGTCAGCTTTGGAATGTTCATTTATACGCGATGATGCGCTTAGTACGTGATCTTTCACCGAAGATTACAAAGTCAGAACAAGGTCGCATTATATTGATTAGTTCGATTTGGGGAGAAATGGGTGCTGTCATGGAGTCGGTTTATTCCGCTGTTAAAGGCGGACAGATTACTTTTTCCAAAGCACTTAGCAAAGAACTAGCCTATAGTGGAACGACCGTGAACTGTATTACGCCAGGTGCTGTTGATACAAAAATGATGGATTTTTTTAATAGAGATGAAAAAGAAGCTACGGAAAGCGAGATCCCATTTGGTAGAATGGCGACCACCGATGAAGTAGCAAATGCGGTTTTGTTTTTAGTTAGTGAAAATGCAAGCTACATTACTGGCCAAACGCTTGGGATAAATGGCGGTTGGCATATGTAGTTTTTAAAAAGAAAATAACTTATTGGCAGGTGTTTAATATTGACTGAATTAGGCGATAAACTGAAGGCAGCACGTACGGAAAAAGGACTCAGTTTAGACGATCTACAACAAGTAACAAAAATACAAAAGCGTTATTTAGAAGCAATTGAACAAGGGAATTACTCAGTGATGCCGGGGAAGTTTTATGCAAGAGCTT
This DNA window, taken from Listeria sp. PSOL-1, encodes the following:
- a CDS encoding rhodanese-related sulfurtransferase produces the protein MADYQVLLYYKYTTIDDPEQFAKEHLEFCNKLGLKGRILVAKEGINGTLSGILSNTKIYMEKMHEDSRFRDMVFKIDEASQHAFQKMYVRPRSEIVSLHLENDINPLEVTGTYMEPEEFRAALEDENTVILDARNDYEFDLGHFRGAIRPDIKAFRELPNWVHKHKEQLKNKKIVTYCTGGIRCEKFSGWLKTVGFEDVSQLHGGIATYGKNEKTKGELWDGRMYVFDERISVPINQVEHHIVGKDYFDGTPCEQYINCANPYCNKQILASPENTEKYLHSCSYECRTHPENLYIKKQQFSKKELANRLEAIGETLPETIS
- a CDS encoding YitT family protein, with the protein product MIYVQVDFNYIEQEALKQVRLSRHKRLKWLIYKFIMVTLGAVLMGVGLELFLVNNQILDGGIVGISIIISQLSPLPLGLLTFVLNIPFFIIGYRKIGKLFAIYTSYGIAVMSTVTLLLHDMDPVTDDLLLATVFGGVTLGLGVGLVIRNGGALDGTEIVSLLVNDKTPFSTGQIIMAINIAIFSIAGLVFNWDRAMYSLITYFLAYKVIDIVIQGVDESKSAFIISHYYEEIGYEIMEQLGKGVTYLEATGSYSGDVHKVIFVIISRFEEVKLKSILDDIDPDAFLAVGGSMSEVRGGKLKKKKTPHL
- a CDS encoding DNA translocase FtsK, whose translation is MATTQKKASTRKKTTSRKSKNKPKTTYRFEISGLIMAIVALIGIFRLGFVGRIVYALGEFVLGSLSYLLLIGIVFLGGYLVVKRKMLNFFTKRLMGIYLALFGLSMLFHLSFMFKYGFIDHVFIHTWKVASNNLIHPSQIVSVGGGMIGAALTATSYFLIAKIGTQLIAVLLILFGLSFISGVALRTFAEKLVTSTSHFFSKSQALAKKGKAKTALKKAAKQRQVKPKEIPKDLEENQQPETKTPPIISNFHSKEALPETEDQQEEPSKELTFEQETFENEIYQLPSVNLLKAAKPTDQSKEYDQIKSNAKKLEETFESFGVKAKITQVHLGPAVTKYEVQPAIGVKVSRIVSLSDDIALALAAKDIRIEAPIPGKSAIGIEVANQNVAMVTLREVIENNQQNNPEDTLQIALGRDISGDAILAHLNKMPHLLVAGSTGSGKSVCINGIITSILLRAKPHEVKMMMIDPKMVELNVYNGIPHLLAPVVTNPKKAAQALQKVVSEMERRYDLFSHTGTRNMEGYNEYIRKHNDQNEEKQSELPFIVVIVDELADLMMVASNDVEDAITRLAQMARAAGIHLIIATQRPSVDVITGVIKANIPSRIAFAVSSATDSRTILDMGGAEKLLGRGDMLFLPVGASKPTRIQGAFLSDSEVEDIVNFTISQQKAQYSEEMIPDELPDNNEETDDELYHDAVALVVEMQTASVSMLQRRFRIGYNRAARLIDEMEQRGVVGPHEGSKPRRVNIEAMPEE
- a CDS encoding BMP family protein produces the protein MKKRTFALALVMILASAVFLGACGSSGNNKKDSNKNFTLAMVTDTSGVDDRSFNQSAWEGLEKFGKDNHLQKGTDGYNYLQSSSEADYKTNLNTAVRSNYNLILGIGYKIKEALTTIAKQQPDQQFAIVDEAIDGHKNVASIGFKDNDGSFLAGVVAALTTKTKKVGFVGGVKGAVIDRFEAGFTAGVKAANPDVKVEVQYANEFAKADKGQQIASAMYSGGVDVIFHAAGATGNGVFAEAKNLKKKDPSRDVWVIGVDRDQWDEGKVKANDGKEYNVTLASEVKRVDIAVEDLAKRTKAGNFPGGKKLEYGLDKDAVGLSPHQDNISKDVLTKVEEYKKKMISGEIKVPSKP